In Streptomyces erythrochromogenes, the DNA window CACCCCAGAAGGCAACGCACCATGGCCGAGTCCGCCGCCCCGCCCGTACCGCCCACCCTGCCGGTCACCTTCCGGCCGACCCGCACCCGGGCCGTCCTGCTGGGCGTCGGGCTCGCCATGTTCGCCACCATCACGGCCATCGCCGTCATGCTGGAACGCCTCCAGCCGGGTGAGCGGATCAGCTTCGTCTTCACCGCCGTCCTGCTGACCTCCGTCCTCGTCCTGCTCAGCCGCCCCAAGGTGGTCGCCGACGAGGACGGCGTCACCGTCGTCAACCTCACCAACACCCGCCGCCTGGCGTGGGCCGAGATCCTCCGGGTCAACCTCCGCCCCGGCGACCCGTGGGTGTTCCTGGACCTCAGCGACGGCACCAGCCTGCCCGTGCTCGGCATCCAGCCGGGCGTGGCCAGGCAGCAGGCCATCAGCGACGCGCGCGCCCTGCGCGCCCTCGCCGAAATCCGCGGAACCGGTACGAACGACAGCTGACCCCTGCGATCCTCGTCGCCGCCTACCGTTGCGGCCGCGATCCCAATGACTACCCTGGTGGCGGGGCGCAGCCGTGCGCCCTCCCGCCGGCCCCGGGACCCCGAGGCCCGCGGGCACCTGCAACTCGAGGAGTGACTCCCTCCAGCAATGGACGGATCGTCCGGTAATATCCGCGCCGCCCTCCCCACGGAGGCGGCGGCATGACCATCCCGCTACTCCTGCTCGCGGCGGCATTCGCCCTGATCCTCGCCAACGGATTCTTCGTGGCGGCCGAGTTCGGCCTCGTCACCGTGGAACGCCCCGAGGCCGAGCGCGCCGCAGCCGACGGAGACCGCCGTGCCCGCACGGTCGTCAAGGCCCTGCGGGAGCTGTCCTTCCAGCTCTCCGGCACCCAGCTCGGCATCACCATCACCTCCCTCGTGGTCGGCATGCTCGCCGAGCCCGCCCTCGCCGCACTGCTGGCCGGGCCGCTCTCCGCGACCGGCCTGCCGAAGGGAGCCGTCTCCGGCGTCGCCGTCGTCATCGGCATGCTGCTCGCCTCCGCCGTCCAGATGGTCGTCGGCGAGCTCGTCCCGAAGAACTGGGCGGTCTCCCGGCCCCTCCAGGTGGCCCGCTTCGTCGCCGGCCCGCAGAACGCCTTCTCGCGCGTCTTCCGGCCGGTCATCGCCGGCCTCAACGCCGTCGCCAACCGGCTCGTACGGGCCCTCGGCGTGGAGCCCACCGAGGAGATGGCCTCCGCCCGCACCCCGGGCGAACTCGTCTCCCTGGTACGCCATTCGGCCCAGGCCGGCGCCCTCGAACAGGACACCGCCGACCTCTTCGTACGGACCCTTTCGCTGGGCGAGCTCACGGCCCAGCACGTCATGACCCCCCGGGTGAAGGTCAGCGCCCTCCAGCACACGGCCACCGCGGCCGACGTGCTGAACCTGACCCGCGCCACGGGCCTGTCCCGCTTCCCGGTCTACCGCGAACGCATCGACGAGATCACCGGCGTGGTCCACCTCAAGGACGCCCTCGCCGTCGCCGAGGCCGAACGCGACCGCATCAGCGTGGGCCGGATCTGCGTCGCCCCGCTGCTGGTGCCCGGCTCCCTGCCGGTGCAGCCGCTGCTGGAGCGCCTGCGCAGCGAACAGCCGATGGCCGTCGTCGTCGACGAGTACGGCGGCACCGCCGGCGTCGTCACCCTGGAGGACATCGTGGAGGAACTCGTCGGGGAGGTCCGCGACGAGCACGACCTCGCCGAGGAC includes these proteins:
- a CDS encoding hemolysin family protein; this encodes MTIPLLLLAAAFALILANGFFVAAEFGLVTVERPEAERAAADGDRRARTVVKALRELSFQLSGTQLGITITSLVVGMLAEPALAALLAGPLSATGLPKGAVSGVAVVIGMLLASAVQMVVGELVPKNWAVSRPLQVARFVAGPQNAFSRVFRPVIAGLNAVANRLVRALGVEPTEEMASARTPGELVSLVRHSAQAGALEQDTADLFVRTLSLGELTAQHVMTPRVKVSALQHTATAADVLNLTRATGLSRFPVYRERIDEITGVVHLKDALAVAEAERDRISVGRICVAPLLVPGSLPVQPLLERLRSEQPMAVVVDEYGGTAGVVTLEDIVEELVGEVRDEHDLAEDETPELAAVAAEDGRPSWEADGSCRVQTLRRIGLEVPEGPYETVAGLVADLLGRIPAPGDRADLPGWKLSVRRVGRNRAERVRLVRLTAVPAAGAYRQPAAPVGATTPGTGRHGDAAPQRAELEGAAR
- a CDS encoding PH domain-containing protein — protein: MAESAAPPVPPTLPVTFRPTRTRAVLLGVGLAMFATITAIAVMLERLQPGERISFVFTAVLLTSVLVLLSRPKVVADEDGVTVVNLTNTRRLAWAEILRVNLRPGDPWVFLDLSDGTSLPVLGIQPGVARQQAISDARALRALAEIRGTGTNDS